The Branchiostoma floridae strain S238N-H82 unplaced genomic scaffold, Bfl_VNyyK Sc7u5tJ_1560, whole genome shotgun sequence genomic sequence caacaggtatagggtctttcctaccgtagccactcccaaaatgcccagattccacataaaatcccacagagaaaggcttttcaatggtttaaagccttgtttttattttgctctCTCACCGCAGGCTCTAGGCGCATGTGCTAATTGTTGCGTCACCCCTAAATGGGGGACTAAGAAGCAAAAcatcatctgtatctgtagtGTATAGCCGGTATGACCACCCTTCGGCCTAAAACACCAGCAGAATAAAACTACTGGTAAAGATACAACACGTAGTAAGTACCATTCTGAAAACAGCACATTAAGCCCACGACGAGACGTGAAATAGAcgtaaacaaggacaacaacaacaaacaatactATTAAACTTAGAAATGTGGACATCGATAATATttcacaatgtcatgttttgaTACCTCTttaaattgaaacaaaaatctGAAGCATTTGTCCCCTGGATAGGAGAATTATGCTAATACGATTTGTTTCACGTGTGTCTATGATAATCTGGGTATTGGtgtatttttctgtgtacttgtACCTGCGTTTATGTGTTTTATGCAATGGTTTTGCATGTGTGCGTGATCTAAAATGCGGAAGACGCCATGTTATATTCTACGCAATTTATAATTACTATACTGTTCCATAACGATGCGTCGAGCATACATAGCATGAAGATGTTTGATGTTGCTCTCTTTcaattttgcataatctatTGTGGTTTTCAGAAATGGACGAGAGAAGAAGCGAGACTGCCATTGACAACCAAACACATGCCGACCCCTGTAGTGAAACAAGCAGCATCGAGACATTAGACTCGGGACGGCTTCAGAACAAGGAAGGGGACATTCCATCCGAGGAAAATTGTGGAGTAGAATCCGACCTTTTCCCCGCACAGGGTCGAACAGAGCAGACGGACAGGCTTGCTTGGAAACGTACTGTGGACAGACGCTTTGAGTGTACGGTATGTGGCTATAGGGCAGTCTCAAATGCTAACCtaataaaacacacaagaacacatactggtgagaaaccttataagtgtgaccagtgcgattattctgctacacagaaaagtaatttagacaaacacatggctaaacacacaagagagaagccctacatgtgtggggaatgcggATACCAGACAGTTTTCAGGGCTGACCTATCCAGGCATATGAGAacgcacacaggtgaaaaaccctacaagtgtgacttatgcgactattctgctgcacggataGGCACTTTAGACCAACATATGGCCACACACACTGGCGAAAAAGACTTTATGTGCGGAGAGTGCGGGTTCAGAACTGCTCGCAGGTCTAACttatccgtacatatgagaaaacatacaggtgagaaaacaaacgaatgtgaccagtgcgaccaTTTCACTGCGTCGAAAGGCAATTTAGCcaaacacatggctaaacaccaTGGAGTAAAACCccataaatgtgaccagtgtgattattctgcttcacagaaaggcgatttagaccgacacatgactaaacacaccggtgagaaattgtacatgtgtgaaAAGCTTAAGTGCGGATACAGAAGTGCCCACAGCTGGTccgaacacatgagaacacatacgggtgagaaaccctacaagtgtgaccagtgtgactactctgcTGCACGGAAAGACACCCTAGACCAACATATGGCCACACACACTGGCGAAAAAGACTTTATGTGCGGAGAATGCGGGTTCAGAATTGCTTGTAGGTCTTACCtatccgtacatatgagaaaacacactggtgagaaaacaaacaagtgtgATCAATGCGAATATTTTACTGCGTCGAAAGGCAGTTTAGCCCAACACATGGCTAAGCACAGTGGATTAAAACCCTATacatgtgaccagtgtgattattctgcttcACAGAAAGGTACTTTAGACCGACACAAGGCAAagcacaccggagaaaaaccctacatatgtggggaATGTGACTACAGGACGGCTGGCAGGTCTCacctatcccgacatatgagaacacatacaggcgtaaaaccttacaaatgtgaccagtgtgactattctgctacagaGAAAGGGTATCTTAACAAACACTTGGCCAAACATGCTTCTTCTTGACGATCGTGCAGATCCAGGAAATATTCAGACACTTACAAAAATTCAGTTGTATAGACGTAAAACAAAAATGTGACCAGTGAGACTATTCTGCTTCAAGGAAAAGTAGTTTACACTTACACATGGCCGCACGCGCCTGTAAACTACccaaccctacatgtgcggtaTGCCCATCTCATCACTGAGCCTTGATAGTTGCTGTTGCAAACATAAATATTGAGGACAATATAAACTAAATTTTAGGACAATGCTCTGTATTCAACATTGTATTTTTGCTGAATAGGTAGTTGTTAATCTTagatagatatccatatatatatagatatatatagatatccatatatatgtgtttagttgtactaagtagttgtaatacatgtagaccttacgaaagtcgctgtacttttgtcgtgtcaataaagattgctATGATAACAATGCTAGGAAGTGGCAACTTGATGAAGATTTGACAAACGTAGGTATATTGTACTGACCATTATTAAGTTTCTTCTTATGTTATTTCATGCATTACTTGGAAACGTGGTGATATTCATGCGTTGttttaacatgattttttttacatcacgTGGAAAAATAaagttatacagtcaaacctgtccaagacgaccacccgggggaccggggaaaagcggtcgatttggacaggtggtcgctgagaagagtatcgactcaaaacatgcccgatgcgtagtataaatggtttccgttgtgtttaatggcaaatagcaagcaaacGCACGGAAAGCAGTAagtaagcgaggtctttaatgtcaaatccAACACGCACATGTACGCAAAAACGTAAGTAATAATCATCAGTAAGCCTGGTGAATTTTAATACAGTAAATGAACAGAAATCGGACAAATTGGATCAGGACgttcctacctgcgccagagaaactctactcaagtcaaggaggttaaaaagacagtctactcgatctactctagtctaaaaaaagatataacgttactttctatAAATCGGATTTCTACCAGACAATAAAGTACGtgctgtacatgttgcatttctGCGTCTACGATCGTTAGATGGACCAGTGATAGACATATTTAGTTGGCTATACAATTTCTCTCTGGAGGGTAGCAAGTCGTAAACGTTATTCATAACAAGAAGAGAActgctcaatatttgtacaccaacgttttagacagtaacggacctttgatgctgtcagttaccgtacaagcctttatgtgtcgctgtgttcttgatcgccgtatctgaaataactacggtgtacGTATACCTTTCGAATACGATGCCTACGGAGATGCCCGATACGgagaaggggctgcacgagcaacctccatggaggttgctcgtgtaGCCCCTATTGGCgatacgtcccgatagcgtacttacccacggatGAATGTACAGTGCAGTTGGACCAAtggttggacaaaagcactcacacagatctttcttaaaaaggaatgAGCTACACAGATATTTCCTAgactatatacgtttcagcattcatTTACTTTATAATGATTAAGataaaaaacttctgtaacaactgaATTTGGATTTTCTTACAATGAAATGTCTTCCCATATATaatacagtagactgccccattgaccgccgccatctttattctaaacataacatcgtaatggcagtcaaaatccgacgcaatctggccgatttcggcacaaaagcgcgatagttatcataaaaaatcgatgaaaaccggtcgttatgggtcccaattttggccggtcacggtcgcgttggccaggtggtcgttgagaaaaggtcgcttaatgcttacgtcaatgggaaaaaaatcgggaccgagaaaaagcggtcgaaatggccaggtggtcgctgagaggaggtggtcgctcgggcaggtttgactgtacttggtAAACTTCACAGCTAATTTTTCACTGATATTAAATTCATGGTTGTTAGTATCAAAGTTTTTAGGAGTCCTTTTATAAACTATCAGGATTAAGTAGACCAGTAGTAGGGTCTGGTCATTATTTCTATTCTATTTATTGGTTT encodes the following:
- the LOC118408204 gene encoding gastrula zinc finger protein XlCGF57.1-like isoform X3 — its product is MNQHHKPEEMDERRSETAIDNQTHADPCSETSSIETLDSGRLQNKEGDIPSEENCGVESDLFPAQGRTEQTDRLAWKRTVDRRFECTVCGYRAVSNANLIKHTRTHTGEKPYKCDQCDYSATQKSNLDKHMAKHTREKPYMCGECGYQTVFRADLSRHMRTHTGEKPYKCDLCDYSAARIGTLDQHMATHTGEKDFMCGECGFRTARRSNLSVHMRKHTGEKTNECDQCDHFTASKGNLAKHMAKHHGVKPHKCDQCDYSASQKGDLDRHMTKHTGEKLYMCEKLKCGYRSAHSWSEHMRTHTGEKPYKCDQCDYSAARKDTLDQHMATHTGEKDFMCGECGFRIACRSYLSVHMRKHTGEKTNKCDQCEYFTASKGSLAQHMAKHSGLKPYTCDQCDYSASQKGTLDRHKAKHTGEKPYICGECDYRTAGRSHLSRHMRTHTGVKPYKCDQCDYSATEKGYLNKHLAKHASS